A region of the Deinococcus psychrotolerans genome:
ATTGCGGTAGATCTCCGTGTTGGCCCGCGTGAGCAGTACGGGCAACGCTGACTCGTGTAATAGGGTGGAACCCGTTTAAAACAGATTCCAGCAGCGTACATGGCCTGTGGCAGGTGCGAAAAATGGTGATTGTGGATTGCTGTTTTTCGCGCTTTCTGGACGTATCCCAGATTCATACCGTGCATCTTCAATTTCTTGGCATACATCCGGCTTGCCTGCCAGTTGAGGTACGCGATGACCTGCTGCGCGTCTTCGCGGCCACTGGCGTAGACCATTTGAGCAAGCAGCTCCTGCGCTTCATGTGATAGACCAAGGCTGGTCACCTATACTGCTTAAAGAGAAGGTCTGAATCTCTTCCCCGCCCCAGTGTACGCGCCGGTCAACGGGTTCAAGCCGAGGTCCAGACCCACCGGAACTGGAGCCGCATGCCGCCGACCGGCGAGGTACTGAGTGTCAAACACCAATGCGAGGAACCAGTCACCCTTTGCGGTTTGACTTAGATAGATCCGATCGCCACTGCGCCGTGTAGGCGGTCGGCACCACGAGACGCGGCTGGTAATGCTCTAGGAAATCCCTCCAAAAACGTCCGCCTACTTGCGAGGGTGAGACATACTGGAGGGAAATCATGGGAAAACAACGAAAGAAGCGGCCGACTAACACTATTGATACGGGCGTAAATTCAGGTTGCTGAACTGGGCAGGATATGGCAGCATGGCAACCCTCGAAGTACACGCGTGCTCAGCTTGAGGAGCGGCGTCTCACGGCGCTCCCCATGATTCAGGCGGGTGACACGCCCAATCAGCAGATTGCCGATAGCTTCGGTGTCTCGACCCATACGTTCTACAGCTGGAAAGAACGGCTTCGTCACCAGGGTGGCCTGGAAGCGACTCCCACCACTGGTTGTCCGTCCCGGCTGACGAGTGAACAACGCCAACAGCTTTGCACCCTCCTGCAGGAGGGTGCGTGTGCTCACCACTTTCTAGAGCATTTGTCATAATAGAATCTTAGGATGAGTATGTTTGAACCAGTGTTGAATATCTGTCTCTGACACGGCACCTAAGGTAACGCCGATGGCACCATAAAGCTCCTTCACGACTGTCACGACTCGCCAAGCCCCACCCCGAACCAGTGCCTTCAACTTGAAAAACATGAGTTCAATCGGGTTGAAATCCGGACTGTAGGGTGAGGTAAACATGACCTCACTTCCATGCGTTTGGATGAGCGTCCGAATGGACGCTCGATGATGTGACGAGAGATTGTCCATCACCACCACTTGCCCTGGCTTTAACGTTGGACACAGTATTTCGCGAATATACCATTCAAACGCTATGCCATCAAGGACGATGGCGGCCTGCGGCCCTGCCAAGCTCAGTGCATAGATCAAGGTCTGATTTCGCCCACGATTTCGCGGAACGCGGTCAACGGCACGCTCATTGCTCGGCGCACGGCTATATCCACGTGTCATCGCGATATGGAACCCACTTTCATCAAGAAAGACCAATCGGTCAGGCGTTTGGAGGTACGGTGCAAGGTCAGTGAGGAACTGCGTTCGCAGTTCCTCACGGCGTTCTCTGGCGACCAGTGTTTTTTTTATGGGTGATCTTGTAGCGGCGAAAGACCCGGTCAACCGTTTTGTAACTGATCTTCAACCCGGTGATAGTTTCCAGCATGTCCGCGTGTTCTTGCAACGTCGCATCTTGGTGGGTTTCAAGCTGTGCAAGAAGCTGTTGCTCGTGGAGGGCCATCACCGTACGGCGACGGCCCGTCGGTTTGGCAACAATATGCAGGGTATTTTGGTGGTGCCGTTTCAGATAGCTTTTGACAGTATCAACATGAACAGAAAAATGTTTTGCTGCTTCACCCGGCGAAGCGCCACCCAGCACCAATGCGACAATCCGAGTCCTAAGTTCCAAACTGTACCCACGTACTCCTACTGTATTCATGAAGCTATTATGTCAAATGTTCTAGATGAGACTTGAACGACACCCCGTGTCCGTGATCTCATTGGTCGTCAGCTTGGGGTGTAGTACCGCGTTGACCACGTTCGCAGACTGCTTCATCAACTGGGATTCTCTCTTCAGCGACCTCAGAAAGGCGCTTTGAAACAGAATAAGTAGGTCGTGAAAACCTGGGTGCAGACCACGCGCCCAGAGGTCGAAAAAAAGATCGAGGACGGCGCAACGTTGGTGTACCTCAATGAAGTTGGCTTCAGCCTAAAAGGCGTTGTGCGCTGAACCTAGTCTGTGCGAGGGAAGACGCCTATCGTGCGTCTTCCAGCCAGTTGGCACAAACTATCGACCATTGGCGCGATCACGTCTAGAGGGCAGTTTTTACAGCACACTCAGTCGGGGTCAGTCAAAACGCCGGACGTACTGAGGTTTTTCGTGCATCTCCTGAACCACGTTGCTGGTGAGGTGGTCCTGGTGCTAGACAACGCCGCCATTCACCGATCGAAGGCCGTTTCGGCCTTCGTAGAGACTCAGCAGCGCCTGTCACTGATGTACTTGCCGCCCCACTCACCAGAATTCAATCCCATCGAGAAAGTCTGGGCGTATGTCAAACGCAACGTGCTCGGAAATTTCTGTGCAAGAACGACGAAAGAACTCAAAACACGGTTGCCATCAGGCTGGCAGCATATCCGCTCTATCGGCCTGCCGCAACATCTCATGACTCAAACCCGGATTTAAGCCGGTATCAATAAAGAGTAGATCGTGCTGGCGGTGCTCGGCTGCTAGCTCAATGTGGCAGAGTCGGCCCGGCAGCATGGTATCAATGAAAGCCTGATTCACATCTAGAAAGCTCAATGTCCGCTGGAATGCGAGAAGGAACGCCTGAAGACACTGGTCGGCGAGAAGGAATTGGCGCTGCACATCGCAAAAAAAGCACGGACTCAAAGACTAGCCACAGCTAAATCTGGCCCACTTCGCGCGAAGCGGGTGTTCCTGCTTGTACACTCTGGGATGCTCGCCAACAGATTAGACCTCCTGCGAAAATCAATTTGGGTGTAGTCGATTGAAATTGCAGAGGGCTGCGATCAAATGGATGCGAAGAGAAAAGCGCTGCCTACGATGCCGGTAGACTTCCTTCAGCACGCGGAAAATCTTCAAGCGTCGAATGACATGTTCCACGCATTGACGAGTTGAGGCTACGACACGATTATCCTGGCAGTCCTCTGGCGTCGAAGGCAAAGCCTTTGACGCTTTGTGGGGAGTAATGGAATGGCCGTGGTCTCGCCAGATACCCTGATACCCAGCATCTCCGATCAAAGCGGTCTTACGGTGAATCTGAACTTCTGACTCCCGGAATAGAGTCAGCTCTTGCATAGAACCAAAAGACGTGGCGACGCAGATGATCATCTGCGTCGCCACGTCGATCATCACCTGATTTTTCAGAGTATGACGCTTTTTCTTCCCGCCGTACCACGCCCGTTATTTTTTTCGGGACGTTCACATGGCGTTTCCGAGACGTCCACTGCAATCACTTCAAATACAGTCTCTTCTTTTTCGGGTACTTTCTGGCCAGGAAGCTTGAACTGCTCGCTGGGAATCAAAGCCGCTTCAACCCGTTCTACCGTGCGCTGCACAGTGGTTTCATTGATACTCCAATCATCGCCCAGGTGGACATTACGTGCGGTATTCCCGCCAGAATTCCAGCGTCATGAGCAGCTGTTCAGCCGGACTGAGGGCCGCAGGGCGACCGCTCTTCATTCTTTGCTTTTTCGCGTTCGAGTAACAAAGCTTCCATATCGGCAAAGGCCTCGGGGTAAATTTCAGTTCGCCGCTTGAATCGAGTGCGATTCATTTTCAAAGTGCGTTCCAGATGTTCATGACTCACTCCGCCAGCTTATCTGAATACTTTCGCAGGAGGTCTATTATACGGATTCTAACCTACGAGTATTGGTAAGTTCATCAGATGCTGCACCCGGTAGCTAGCGAGCTTTCAAGGTTTGGTCTTCTCGGTTAACATATGGTGCGCCTGGCGCTAGATACCCTGAGCCTCAACCCCCCACTGCCCTGAAAAAGTCGAAGGAAAGCTGTTCCAGCCCCACACGAGACGCTGTGGACAGCGGGCCGCCGAATCCAGATGGACGCCACACATTTTACCCTCGCGGATGGCGTGTGTTGGGCATATTTGGTGCTTGACGTCGATCTCCGCACTGTCCTGCACATGTTTCACGTGATTTGGAGTCTCTCCACAAGCGCGCTCACAGCAGGTATCGCCATCCTACGTGCTAAAGGCATCCACAAAGAGGTTGTGATCATGACGGATGGCGGTTCGGACTTTACTTCTGGCGTTTTTCAGGACACCTGCCAAGCGCTCGGTGGCTTGGTATAGGCAAAGGTCTATCAGCAGGGCGGGATGGGAGACCCTGGAGCGCACCAACCGTACGCTGAAATATGAATTCGTCTTTCGTAAGGACTTCGGTAGGGTTCAGAAGTTACGGGATGGTGGGCTTGCCCCGATTTTGCGTAGTTGAGGTTAAGCGGCTGTAGCTTGGCGTTCGAAGTCAGCGGGTGTCAAGTAGCCTAG
Encoded here:
- a CDS encoding helix-turn-helix domain-containing protein; the encoded protein is MAAWQPSKYTRAQLEERRLTALPMIQAGDTPNQQIADSFGVSTHTFYSWKERLRHQGGLEATPTTGCPSRLTSEQRQQLCTLLQEGACAHHFLEHLS
- a CDS encoding IS630 family transposase (programmed frameshift) gives rise to the protein MNTVGVRGYSLELRTRIVALVLGGASPGEAAKHFSVHVDTVKSYLKRHHQNTLHIVAKPTGRRRTVMALHEQQLLAQLETHQDATLQEHADMLETITGLKISYKTVDRVFRRYKITHKKTLVARERREELRTQFLTDLAPYLQTPDRLVFLDESGFHIAMTRGYSRAPSNERAVDRVPRNRGRNQTLIYALSLAGPQAAIVLDGIAFEWYIREILCPTLKPGQVVVMDNLSSHHRASIRTLIQTHGSEVMFTSPYSPDFNPIELMFFKLKALVRGGAWRVVTVVKELYGAIGVTLGAVSETDIQHWFKHTHPKILL
- a CDS encoding transposase family protein, translating into MIDVATQMIICVATSFGSMQELTLFRESEVQIHRKTALIGDAGYQGIWRDHGHSITPHKASKALPSTPEDCQDNRVVASTRQCVEHVIRRLKIFRVLKEVYRHRRQRFSLRIHLIAALCNFNRLHPN
- a CDS encoding IS630 family transposase, producing MRGKTPIVRLPASWHKLSTIGAITSRGQFLQHTQSGSVKTPDVLRFFVHLLNHVAGEVVLVLDNAAIHRSKAVSAFVETQQRLSLMYLPPHSPEFNPIEKVWAYVKRNVLGNFCARTTKELKTRLPSGWQHIRSIGLPQHLMTQTRI